The Ornithorhynchus anatinus isolate Pmale09 chromosome 16, mOrnAna1.pri.v4, whole genome shotgun sequence genome contains the following window.
TTCATTCAGTGCTTTGACCTCCCAATCAGACATTTGATTGCAACAGCTGCGCTCATGCGAAAAAATCCTTAAAACATACCcaatatatatacagatataactatgtatatctgtatatatataatatatataaatttttatttaaataaaaaaagctCGAATCCCAAGCCAATATGTGTATATCAAATCCTTGACCAGCCAGGTCTGTAGGGCATAATCAAATTCAATGTGAAATAGTATATAAACGCGGTGCCTTGACTGGGCAAATTAAATAATCGCTACTCAAAAGAGTGTTCTGATTGGACTCTCCTACTGGTAGGCAACGACAGGACTGTTATCACTCTCCTCCCCCCGACTTTTGTTTCGATTAACAGTATGATGGATGCAAAGCTTAGCCCAAGGTTGCTAGGACCTCAGCAAGagttaagaaaaaataaaaaacaacaaaaaaacactaaACAAGAAAAACATCAACTCTTGCTTTTACCCCACCAAAGCAATACAATAACTTATTACATAACCAGTGCTTTCTGATTTAGTAGTCTAATCCAGAAAGGAAACGAGACAATCAGGCCGAGAAAGGGTGAGAgctagggagggaggaggactgagGAAGGCTACAACCGAGGCGGTCCCAAAGGACGTTTTGGAGGAGCTCAGCACGGGCACAATGGGCCAGAATGAACGAGGCAATGACCGAATATTCTCCCGATAGTGGAGAGACAAGATTCAATCCCCTGCGAAGGCAACCTTCGTTTCCTTCAAAATTGGTGAGTTTAAATCAGGTCTAGGAGAactgatgaagaggaagggactaCCTTCTTTTGCTAAAGACTTCCTAAGGAGACGACTAGCCAAACCCAGATTTTCTGCAAGAACCAGACAGTTCACTTTAATTCTCCAAAGCAGCTAAAAATTTCTTGCATTTGAGAGAAGATATTCAATTTTTTACTCTCAAATGCCATAAAACCTGATGTTCAGCAGCCCACTGAAAGCTCCAATGTAGTGACAGAGCTAACCTGGGGGGAGTTTCTTGCTTTTGATCTCATTGAGATTTTGATCATGTGGATTCACAGGGCATTTGGGGGAGCTTGATATTTCCTTCTGCCAGTGCAGTGCGCGCATCAGATATTTCACGCTGGCTAGTAGAAGAGTGACTGGGCCAGGCATCTTTCCTTAAGAACCAGCTCCAGTTCACCGCCACTGTGACCACCATTTTTACCCAAACCCATGGTCAGTACACTGAATCAAGCTTCGTGGTcacttgaggagggggaaacatgACAGTGGCAATTGAGTACTGGTAGCGGGTGGGTGTTAAAACGACATGCGGGGGAAAAAGCGCATAGACCAAAACACTAAAATAACCCCCAAAAAACTGAGGTTGGTCAAGAAACACAAAGCGGGGACTGCTGCCCAGGTGttctggggaaggaaagaaaaggaatttaTAGGCTCCATGAAATAGTTGTGGAAAAAGAGTTTGTTGCACATTTTCTGACAGTCTTTAActaccccaactccctctctctcacacgaACACCTTAAATTCACAAGAGTTGGCCAGGTGCTTTTTTgtctgggtttcttttttttttccccagagggtggggaggtgggaaaaggggggTCAAAAAAGACAGGGGAGGGGTTAGGAATTATACACTGGGTATGTAATAATaccaaaataaaagaaaaacctaCCTCATTAAGATCATACAATTAATCAAACAGAGTATATATAtaatatcttctttttttttaagccctGGATCCAAGGCGTCCAAAGTTATTAAAATAAAGTTCATTCacagaacaaaaacaaatttAATCTGAATTGCTTGCAGATACTgctaattttcattttttttaattaaaaaacgcATTAATGTGAACTATGTGCAGGGTTTGTTTTTAGTAGTGGTGTTTGTGCACATTGCCTCTGGACCTGCTGCTGTTCCTGGGTTTCTCTGATTACCCTCAGAGCAAAGGCATGGGAGCTCTACACACTCCTTTCCTATCCCTCTGCCCCTCGCGcagactggggggtgggggttgcgggtgtgtgtgtgaggagaggaagaaagcagcTGTGGCCTCTGTCTAGGGAGCAGAGGTGGGTGTGGCGCCTGCTCTCTGGGAGTCATTgttatctcctcctccctcagggtCCTCAGACAGGTTCAGAGAGGCGGTCTTGTTGGATAAGAGGCTGATACTCTCTTGTGTCAAAGCTGATCCATTCGGCACATCGCTGCTAAGTGAAGAGAtttaaagggaagaagggaagcaaggaaaaaaaaggtcagtggGAAATCAACAAGGTGGTAGAGCCCAATCCACATTGGAATGTTCTAAACTCTAGTGATCAACAGAGTTATCAAACTGAGGATGGCTCACACTGTCAAGTGAGCACGTGTATCAAAAAAATCTAAGCAGACTCTCGGTTCCCAAGGGGACTAGATTTCCATCACCCGAGTCTCAGGTCTCACTGTTCCACAGCGGAAGCAGGCTAGAGAGCAGGATCCTTGTTTGGCCTCTCTGGATCGGACAGGACGGGAGCTCCTGAATCTATGTACTCTCAAACCTGATCCATTTAAGGCATCTAAattaagggtggggagaggagagagagagaaagagagagagagagaaactaccTCTTTTGTTTGAGATGATTGGACAGATTTGCTCTGGCATTTCAATGGTAGGTATGCGGCAGTACAGACTTATGCAACACACTTCTCTTTTGGGTGGTTCTACATATTCAAGGTAAGCAAGAGCAATGCCGGAAGAGAGATGTTTTCAATCGCTTCCGTTGGAAGACTGTGTTGACCGCTTGCCCTCGTCTACCTGGAGAGGTCAAAAGATCGAGGGAACCTGCCATTTCTTTACCTGAATGTCAGTGCAAGGTCCTCAGCAGCAATCTTGTTTTGTGGTTCTGGTTGTCCATTTTCTGCTTGCTTACTGGTACCCAGTTTGCTTTTCATGTCCAGAGAAGACTGGTTCTCctttgaaagaggagaaaataCATGACAACTCGCAGAGAGTAAACCGAAGTACACTCAAGGTTCTATAGCTAGACTTCGTGGGAGCAGAGAAGAAAGTTGTGAACATAGAACTGTACAAAGAAAGCTCACGGAATATatgattaaaaacaaacaaaaaacccatatTGTAATAACCATGCAGACTGTGGGTTCTATCCATCCTCTTAAGACTCCAAATTTCCTAAAAGGAAGGAATGGTCCATGCAACATGAAGCAAAGCCTAAGCACATCAGTACAACAGGACGAACGCCACTGGTATTTTGTAGGAAGGTTTCAGCCATTTTAGCCATTTCAGATCTCTAAGTAGGTCGATGATGGTTTCTAAGACAAAGGAATATTGGCTAGCCACTTGGCACTAATCTTCTATAGAGTGGCTCAACCATTAACACCAATGTCTGCTTCCCAATCTCAAAGCCCAAGATTGACCCcctacaaaaataataaaaaaaaaaatccaagtggaCTATTTCAGGGTATCAACAATACCCCTTCCTTGGAAGTTCTGACTGAAgccaagggcagagattcaaCACAGAACCAGCCACGCCAAGAGCTCATTTAACTGGAAACAGCCGCCATGGCGATGGGTCATTTTTAGATACTAAAAGTGATGCTAAGAGTAGGCATCCATCAGAGTGCCTTGCAGTAAGGAGTATCCCAGGTGACAGCCAAGTTTTCAGATGGGTAAGTAACACAGGAGCTCTTcgtttcacctcccttctccgccCCGACCCGAAGCACTCACCATGCTCAGTTCTCGGGTTCTCTTTCCGATTTCCTTCTCCACCTGGTGTAGCTCCAAGCTCAGCTGCTCACTTGAGATCATTCCTGGCCattttgggggtggtggtggtgggggctgaggctggggttggCCTGCCAAGGTGGTCACCTCCCTCTGCAACAGCAGCCTGTTACTAACAGCCTAAGTGCATAAAGCCAAGCACATACACAACTCAGCACACAACACACCATGTGCATAAAGTGACCAGGCCATAATTTAGGAGTATTGCCCCCTTCTAAAGCTCTGGACTTTCAATGTGTTTCCATCCAAAATTGTACGGCACTGCTTTTTTCACTTATTCTGGGCTATTTTCAAATATAAAATGAAGGCTTGCAGACTTGGTCCATGGCCCCTCAGGCATGCAAATCCCCGTCCATCCCCACTCTACTACAGCCGAGTGATTCGGGCCCCCAGAAGTGAGGTTGGGTCAGGCTGGGTCGTGGTTTGAGCCAGGCCACAATTTTCAATTTAAAGCAGGACACGTTACAAAAGTGAGTCAATTCTTCCTTGGATGTAAAACCTATTGAATAGATTCGCAGGACTGAAGGCCTCAACTCAAGCAAGCACGATCAATGACGACAGTATCTGAGGGACAGGAGTCAGCGAGTAGAGGTTTGGGAAGCCATCCAACACTCCCACATTAAGGCACCAGCAAAGGCACGCATGCAAAGTAAGACTATGACCaaagaaaaacaacccaaaaaacacCTCTAATTCCTGAGCCAGAGCACAACAGCATGAGCAAAACAAGAGCTCCGTAAAGCAGTCACCTCCAATTCCTCCTGAGAAAGGCTAAGTCAAGGTTAGTTTCTATCAATGCATCGTTACACACAACAAAAGGTTTAGGAAGGAACACAATACACTATGGTGTCTAGGGCAGTAGCCTTTCCCAGAAAGGGATAATACAATCAAAGAACACAAGAGCGGCCTCAACTTTCAGCCCAGCAAGGATTTCTATCCCGTTCCGAGGAAGAGGAACACGGTACCACATAAGTAGTTAAATTATGCTCACTCTCCATTATTCTTTTTACAAGCTTGAAGAGGACAGTCCATTGtaatgcacttttttttttaacacttgcCTTTGATCACAGGGGCTAAAATAAGATAGGAATTTTAGGGAGGAATAGGGGGTTAGAGGaggacaggcttcaaagagctcacaggccagaaagccacTAATTTAGGTCTCTTAAGCCCCCATTTCTCAAGTTGCATCAAAGGCTGGGGATAAGTGAGGCTGGGGGTTCAGCTCAGAGAGTTCCCTTATATTGTGAATTTGGCAGGACTCTAAAGAGTGTattgcatagtgctctgcacatggtaaacattcaataaatattactactacctaATAGCTGTGGGCACCATCGCTCCCAAGGAGTTGGCACCTTTGCTTCTGTTGATTACTTTGGAGAGGTGTGGGAAAGAATTTAAAATGGATAAATTAGGGTTCACGTCCAAATGAACTTCTTAACTTTTTCAGAAAAAGCACAAGATGTAGATTCACGCTCACTGGAGAGAAAGAACACAAATCACCCCTGGGGATCCTATCTTTAAATTAACTATTTCGTCACCACCAggaggaacacagtccctgttgtgggcagaaagtGTGTCTGTTGAGTGTGATACTTACTCTccactctccagagcacttagtaccgtgctctgcacacagtaagtgctcaataaatatgactgaatgattaaatcTGAGTGTTTTTCTCCCATAAGGTAAAGTAGTGAGGAAAAAAACCGTTCCGGgcttttggaaatatttttaaaaatgaatgagtGTTAACAATGGAAAGTACTGCCACCAGATTACAAATCACtcatgggctcaaagtctgatcCCCAGACTCTGGGAGGCCCTTCAAACCTAAACAGTCAAAAATTTTCCAGAACAGTACCTCTAGTCCTCGTAAGTGGGTCTGCTGGTTAATTTGGTGGTTTAGTTGCTGCAGTTCCAGTCGAAGTTGCTCCCTCTCAGCAGAGGGCAAGGGCTTCCCGTGACTTGCCACGTCTGACATGGACAACCTTTCTCTTTGGGCAGGGGCAAGAGTGAAAAACATACACATGAGACTTTTCTGTAACTAGATTAGCAGGATGAGCTCAAGAGAATGTGAGAgtgtgggaagaagggaaaaaaaaattactattaCCTCTCGTTGAAGTGCCCCTGAGAAGGTAAGTTTTGCTGAGATAAGTATGGAGAGCCTCCCCAACCACCATGATTTCCATAGGGACTGTAATCTGTAAGGGAATGATCACGGGCAATATATTAATCTGTTCTTCAGGCTTCTCAAGAGTTATTTCTGATCGCTGCACGAGTTCCGCAATCCAAAACGATGTTAGCTTTAACAAGCTATTGAGGAACATTTTAATATTAAGGAAGAGTTCTGCTGTTGGTCCAGAGTAAAGAGCAttgctctgggaatcgggagacctgatTTCTAGCCCCCGTTCTATCTGTAGGGGGCTAGTGAGGGAGAAGACAGGTCACACATGACCGCATTGGGCCGCATCCCTGCCCATCCACTCTTCTGTGGCACTGAATGTCCCAGCGAGGCTCGTAACTGTAGGGACAAGAGAGCACGTGGCACCGCACACAAGTGATTCGACCGCACGAGCTCTCAACTTTCAAGCATCAGGACCGAGCCTCATCCATCACTCGGGATGGGAGACTTCAGCAACACAAGAGAAAAAGGAAACAGCCTAACTTCCAACCCACGGACAGCATCTGAGCTCCCTTGCCTTCACCTGAACACAAACTTAGGCACACCTGAAATATTAATTGATTTGGTGGAAGCTCCCTGGGCTGCCATCGCCTGCATGGGCCCCGAACTCTGGTACATCGCTTTGGAAGTGCGAGAGATGGCTCCAAACCGCGACACCGTAGGCCGGTCTCCAAACGGAATGAGGTCATCGTCACTAGTTTCCGCTGCCCTTCTCTGTAGGTCCAACCGCTGGTCTCTCATTCCTTTACTGTCTGCATTCTGGGAGAACGGGAGATCCACTAATACTTAGCAAAAGCAGAGAACATATTGTATCCGGCCATTATCATCTGCTTGGTTCTGAAATAAGGCTACGGATGAGGCAATGCTCAGGAGCACTGAAAATACAAAGTGAGGGCATCATACCAAATGGCTCTTCCCTTTTAATATATAAACTGTTCTGTGGTTTTTTATAAAGAACAGCAAATTCAACCAAGTTATAACCTGCTACTCCAACAACATTCTTCTgcaattcagtcaatagtatttactgagcgcttatggtgcaCAGAGCAGAGTAACAAGCTGCTGTTTCCTGTGTGTTATTGGCGCTAGTTTTTAGAACCTgtaatgcttggcgcatagcaccTAAAGACTACAAACCATTACAATAGCATTATTGCTATTTTACCTGCCTTGGAGTAGAATTTTCACTCCAAATGTAAGGAAATTGATCTTTTGTTAACATTTGTGTCGCTCACTTCAGGAATGCCCTCTGGCCAATGGTAAATCAGTATCGAGAGCTAGGAAAGGCAATCTCCTTTTTCGTCTCCTTTCTATGTCAGAAtccagtacagcgttctgcacaaagaGAGATATCCCAACAATACTGATCTCACCAATTACCTGGATCTATTACATCTTTAATAGAAAAGAGCTTTAAAAAGGCCAGGGACTTAATCATCCGGGGTAAGAAAAAAAGGCACAAAGATAGAAGCAGAATTTGGCTCTGAAGTGTTGGGAATTTTCTAGCTACGCAAATGGGTTTATATTCTTATCTCGGTCTGGATTTGAAGAGAGCCagaagcccttaatacagtgcttttcacacagtatgtgctcaataaatacgactgaatgaatgagtttaactacatctggaaaaaaaaaaaaagaacagacatTTTCAATGAAGAGTGAAGGGGAAAGCTGAGAATTCAATCTGCCACTCTGAACACAGAATCACCCCTGCTGCGGGATTAAAGAATACCCTTGACTAGAACCAGTGACTCGTAGCAGATCAGTCCATCTAAAGTCTATCTGGCAGCCACAAACAGCTGACCTACTTTGATTTGCTGTGTTTGTGGTTCTGCAGCTTCACCTACCGTCATCTCCACACTCCCTGCTGCCACCACATCTTTGGGCTTTGCATCTTTGGTTCCAATGTAGGAGCCGATGGTGTCACAGGACCAGGGGGAGTACTGGCTGTAGTCGTTGCCTTTGTATTTGCCAGCTACCTTCAAATCTTCATCCAAATACtagggatggaaaaagagaggaaCTCAATTCTCTCAGTAGCTGGGCAAGGAGGAGTTTTTCTGAACCTTCTAACAGCACGCTTGAAGTGAGGGGCTGGGAGCCCTTTGGACTAAATATGTCACAGAATAGACAACTGTGTTTGTTGTGCACCATCTACGAGTCCTTGTGGACTCTAAATATTTGTTGTTAGATTTCCGACGAGACAAGGGACCATCTGATTATATGACAGGACACTTGGTAGGGATCCATCACCAGTCCCATTCTAGGCTTCCTAGAAGAGGTAAAGTCCAATTGAGTCTAGCGTTCACACCTCTTATCAGTGAAAGACGAGAAAAAAGGGCAAGTAATAAACCACATCTAGGGTTTTAAAGGAACCATTAATTTTGCAACTTGAAAGCAGGATGAGGAATTGGCAATGCCATTTTCAGCATTTGGAAACTAATAAGGTTTACTGTGGAAACCTTATTATCTGCGCATTAagccttaaaacatttcctcagtGCGCTGTAAGGTAAGATCTTTACTCTTCAGATACCTTCCCTGGCCAGGAAAAGTAAATGCACTTACATTTCCCAGCTGTCATACTGGAGGTCATTTGTAAACTCCTCCAAGGTAGCATCTCATCTTTTGGCTTTTATCCCTCCACGGACAGCGCTCTTGCCAAAATGACACCAAAGACCACTGGACACAATCAAATGGTCTACTCCTCTGAGGCATCTCTACAGTCTTTGACAGAGTCACCTGAggatgctctcctcctcctctctttgaaTCTCTCTGGTCATGACTACAAGGTCTGTATTTCCATTTCTGACTACTCATCTCTCCAAGCCAGTACTTCCTTCCACAGCCACTTCAGAGTCAGAAATTGTGCTCAATGAATTGCTCTCCCAATTCTCGGTCTTCCTACAAGGCCTCACCGATAGGATTGCTCCTTATTGGATcctttacatacacacacacacacacactcactctctgtcTATTTGCTTACTTCCTCTGGATGGAAGGGATGAGGCAGTGTTGGGGATGGTGcaaaaggaggtggggagatgacCTTTCTCTCCTCTAGCTGGGCCATGATTTCCTTCCGCCGGCGGTGTAGTTCATCGAGGCTAGGATGAGCCTGAGGGGGAGGTGGCAGTCGGCCATAAGGTTCCTAaaatttgaggaaaaaaattacTTTACCTCGAAATAAGAATGTCACTTTTGAAACAGAAGTCAGTCAAATGCTTTAAATATCTGAGAAAACTCTGCAAaggattaaaaaaatatatacctCTGGTATTAGGAACAGGTAGAAAGACACCTGACACAAAAGAGCATTGGCATAAAAAGAGTAATGGTGATTGTATTTCCAAATTCAATCGGCAGTTTCACCGGGTCAATAGAGAATCTCTCTGGCAAGACGTAAAACAAGAGATGAAGGAAAAATAAGAACAATCCACACATACTCTGAGATACGATGATCTGATCTGATTTGGATGGGGACCCACTTGATAGTAACCCTCCAGTTGCTGGTATCTCTCTCTGGTTTCGGGTACATAGGGTGACACGGCCACTGGCGGGATCTCAATGGGACCAGGGCTCTCCCGGAAGATTTCTTCTCGCTGAGCAGGGTACGGCTGACCCGGGTACACGCGGCGGCCATCGTAGTGTGGCGGATATATGGGCGAGTACTGTTGCGGCTGGGTGCCGTACTGGGAGCTGACCGCACGATCCTGAAGGTAGGGTGGGTAGTGATCCAAATATGGAGGTCCTGGCTCCGGGGCGGATGGTGGAGGTCGCACGAAGCGGGACACGCACGGTGGGGTTGGGGTATAGTATACACCTGGACAGGTGGGATAAAGGGAACACGTCACTCCATGTAGTTGGTTCTCaatgcaagtcacttcttttcctgATGTTGCCATCTAGGACCCTACTTACTGGGCGAGAGAGTAAATATATTGCTTCCTCAAAAGCTCTTGTTTTCCTTACTATACAGTCTCTGAACACGTGAGACAAAATAGACTACCTAAAGAGCATGGGGCAAAAGAGTAAATAAATCGTTTCCTCAAAAGCTTCTGCATTCCCTACTATTGTATAGTCTCTAAACACGTAAGACAAAATAGGCATACTAAAGGGCTTCGCTCTAGCGTCTCTTTAGCCTTCAAAAGAGGGAGCTGGGTTTCTCTTACAATGGACAGCAGAAAGGAATGTATAAATCAAACAAAAGAATAAAGGGTAAAATGCAACTATTGAGTCACCTTCTGAGAAGCAGAAATGTAGCCTGACAACGCTAACCTTGTGACCTGGAAGGAGCAGCAAGGTCACCACTGGTTAAAAATAACTTTAAAACAgaggcctcccccctcccaactGCCCATTCCCTGCTTAAAAACCCATTTCTGCAACCCTCCAAAATTGAAAGCTGGCCAAGAGTATGGCCCTTGGTAAGCACTACCTTCCCCCAAAGCCATTAAGGAGTCAATCGAtataggaggggaagaaaaatgtgTTGAGTTCACCTGCTCACTGAATGACCTCGGGCGAACTAATTCATGACTCTACTGTCGCCTTATCCCTCGAGAACAGCAGTGAGACGGTGACAAAAGCCAGTTCTACAAAGTATGTTGGTTTTTGGCAAGATGTGTGGCCCCGGCCGGGTTCTGTTCCTACCTTGAGGGTAAGGGGCTGGATCAAAGGGTGGAGCCGCGCCTCTGGGATCCTGATAGAACACATCTGCCTGCTGGGCTGGGTACAGCTGGGACCCTCGGGGCACCATCTGGAGTGGTTTGGTGACCGGCATGGGAGGCAGGTCTGTTGGTCCTCGGGGAGGCACCGGGAGGGGGTTCACGGGTAATGCAGAAATAGAACTCTTGGGAACAGACTCCAACCTAAGAGAGAGGAAGCAAGAAATGGGGCAGGTTAGGTTCTCCAAGGCAGCTCTGTTCCAAACAGTTTCAGTGTGAGTGGGTGAAACATGTTCAAGCAAAACAGAGCTTTCCCAAATGGAGGAATTAGCTCACGGTAACTCCCAGTCTCCCTATCAATGAGAcaggctagattgtaagctcactgcgggcaggggacgtgtcaactgactctgctctactgtaccttcccaagtgtatagtacagtgctctgcacacagcaagtgctcaaaaaatgtcattcACTGCCTGGAGAAAAATTTAATACCTCATTATCCCTGTGTCACTTTTAAATCACTAGTTcatatcaatcaataagtggcatatatcgagtacttactgtgtgcagagcactatgctgctgcttggtgagtacaatgtaacagtgtaacagaatagagggggagagggacaataatataaataaattacagatacacacataagtgctgtgggacttggggggtgaacaaagggagtaaatcagggtgatgcaggatgAGCTCATAGAGGTGGAAGTAAAAAaacagggaggggtggggtgaggttCAAGACACATCTATTATTGCTTGTTTTTCCTCTAGTACCCATGAAGCAGGTCAAGTAATAGGAAGATGCATACAGGtcaggaggggatccaggagcaCTGCTACTCAGGTGATCCATCTTTCCCGGCTTCAGACCCGAGTCATAGCTGGCATCAGTCCCTCGGGGGATCAGCTGGGTCACGGTACTCCCTGCTGAGACAATCCCGTTTGGCAGAGTGGAGGGCTTTCTGCTGGGCATGTCCACTGCCCCTTCGTCTGAAAGGATAGCTGGTGAAGGCAGTCCCACCTCATTCAGCTGGCCCAAGGAGGCACTCAGTGGTCTCCGGGGAACGAGGCGTTTGTTCATTTTACGGAATCTTG
Protein-coding sequences here:
- the RC3H1 gene encoding roquin-1 isoform X4 encodes the protein MPVQAPQWTDFLSCPICTQTFDETIRKPISLGCGHTVCKMCLNKLHRKACPFDQTAINTDIELLPVNSALLQLVGAQVPEQQPITLCSGAEDTKHYEEAKKCVEELALYLKPLSSARGVGLNSTTQSVLSRPMQRKLVTLVHCQLVEEEGRIRAMRAARSLGERTVTELILQHQNPQQLSSNLWAAVRARGCQFLGPAMQEEALKLVLLALEDGSALSRKVLVLFVVQRLEPRFPQASKTSIGHVVQLLYRASCFKVTKRDEDSSLMQLKEEFRTYEALRREHDSQIVQIAMEAGLRIAPDQWSSLLYGDQSHKSHMQSIIDKLQTPASFAQSVQELTIALQRTGDPANLNRLRPHLELLANIDPSPDAPPPTWEQLENGLVAVRTVVHGLVDYIQNHSKKGTDQQQPPQHSKYKTYMCRDMKQRGGCPRGASCTFAHSQEELEKFRKMNKRLVPRRPLSASLGQLNEVGLPSPAILSDEGAVDMPSRKPSTLPNGIVSAGSTVTQLIPRGTDASYDSGLKPGKMDHLSSSAPGSPPDLLESVPKSSISALPVNPLPVPPRGPTDLPPMPVTKPLQMVPRGSQLYPAQQADVFYQDPRGAAPPFDPAPYPQGVYYTPTPPCVSRFVRPPPSAPEPGPPYLDHYPPYLQDRAVSSQYGTQPQQYSPIYPPHYDGRRVYPGQPYPAQREEIFRESPGPIEIPPVAVSPYVPETRERYQQLEGYYQVGPHPNQIRSSYLREPYGRLPPPPQAHPSLDELHRRRKEIMAQLEERKVISPPPFAPSPTLPHPFHPEEYLDEDLKVAGKYKGNDYSQYSPWSCDTIGSYIGTKDAKPKDVVAAGSVEMTNADSKGMRDQRLDLQRRAAETSDDDLIPFGDRPTVSRFGAISRTSKAMYQSSGPMQAMAAQGASTKSINISDYSPYGNHGGWGGSPYLSQQNLPSQGHFNERERLSMSDVASHGKPLPSAEREQLRLELQQLNHQINQQTHLRGLEREVTTLAGQPQPQPPPPPPPKWPGMISSEQLSLELHQVEKEIGKRTRELSMENQSSLDMKSKLGTSKQAENGQPEPQNKIAAEDLALTFSSDVPNGSALTQESISLLSNKTASLNLSEDPEGGGDNNDSQRAGATPTSAP